A part of Brassica rapa cultivar Chiifu-401-42 chromosome A05, CAAS_Brap_v3.01, whole genome shotgun sequence genomic DNA contains:
- the LOC103870186 gene encoding enhancer of mRNA-decapping protein 4: MASSPGNTNPNNPPPFDLGTLFKPSSSPFPTPPASYPPPAGPFLHNEVATSSSPAANLHQQQITLSYPTPPVNLQSPRANHNPGTHLLALLNNSSNGAAAANQEPPPSSHHQETARSFPSGPIRVPSCKFPMGRRLTGEHAVYDVDVRLHGEIQPQLEVTPITKYGSDPQLVVGRQIAVSKVYICYGLKGGSIRVLNINTALRALFRGHSQRVTDMAFFAQDVHLLASVSLDGKVFVWKISEGSEGDDDPQITGKIVLALQILGEEDTKHPRVCWHSHKQEILVVSIGKHVLLIDTSKVGRGEVFSSESPIQCHLDKLVDGVKIVGKHDGEVTDLSICQWMTTRLVSSSVDGTVKIWKDFMAQPVAVLRPHDGYPVNSSTFVTSPERPDHIILITGGPLNREMKIWVPAGEEGWLLSAESESWNCTQKLDLKSSTEPRAEMAFFNQITALSEAGLLLLANAKRNAIYAVHLDYGSSPADTRMDFLSEFTVTMPILSFIGTHDPSEEPIVKVYCVQTQAIQQYTLDLCLCLPPSGEENVGLEKSDSSVSREANLVDGMSEPSGLKPTEFPSVDSVPKPSILVNRSQGSASGDTTAPAIVPSNSEPRTSGLLSDTNGGGSAYGTATQLPLSPRLSSKLSGYQTPVEAFEQVESRYELSGKAPSADYGVDKHTFEESSSSEEKNITPDDDESGIRSSPSFFKHPTHLVKPSEFSMGVSSAEAPVATEDKSDRVSNDASGTEIEASEVGEVNYHEETMNGTSESREKIFYSQALNLSTEMARDCYPSTDETKAYEQSVHADDSLESRDVSAKIPELVSSSGLPQSAATNSKGKKQKAKSSQNPNSSADSYNEKSQSLSHPLTDSLPQILAMQETMNQIMVSQKEMQRQLSNAVNGPVTKEGKRLEVAIGRMTERTSKSNADALLARFQEETVKSEKAMRDHSQHIVNATTNFMSKELNAVFEKTVKKEFAAIVPAIARAATPAIEKTISSAITESFQRGLGDKAVNQLDRSVNSKIEATLTRHIQTQFQTSAIPVLQEALKSGLEASLIPSFERLCKTMLEQVDTALEKGIAEHTNAAQQRFEAGHSQLAHTLKETITSTSSVAQALSRALAESQRNRSGVLTGGSDPSVTQVSKGPVATLLEKVEAPMDPTAQLSRLVSEGKYEESFTSALQRSDVSIVSWLCAQVDLHRLLAMNPLPLSQGVLLSLLQQLACDISKDTSRKLGWMTDVVTAINPSDQMIVVHARRIFEQVYQILHHQLNAPGSDVSAIRLIMHVLNSMLMGCK; encoded by the exons ATGGCGTCCTCACCTGGTAACACTAACCCCAACAATCCTCCGCCGTTCGATCTCGGCACTCTCTTCAAACCATCGTCGAGCCCTTTCCCCACGCCGCCGGCGTCTTACCCTCCCCCCGCAGGTCCGTTTCTCCACAACGAGGTTGCGACTTCGTCTTCACCCGCGGCTAACTTGCACCAACAACAAATAACTCTATCGTACCCGACGCCGCCTGTGAATCTCCAATCGCCGCGTGCTAATCACAACCCCGGAACGCACCTTCTCGCTCTCCTCAATAACAGCAGCAACGGCGCCGCGGCGGCGAATCAAGAGCCGCCGCCGTCGTCGCATCATCAGGAAACCGCTCGCTCGTTCCCTTCGGGTCCTATTCGCGTGCCGAGCTGCAAGTTTCCGATGGGGAGGCGGTTGACTGGGGAACACGCTGTGTACGATGTCGACGTGAGGTTGCACGGCGAGATTCAGCCGCAGCTTGAGGTGACTCCGATTACTAAATACGGGTCGGATCCTCAGCTCGTTGTGGGTCGCCAGATCGCAGTCAGTAAGGTGTACATATGCTATGGATTGAAAGGAGGAAGCATTCGTGTTCTCAATATTAACACCGCTTTAAGAGCTTTATTCCGAGGCCATTCTCAG AGAGTGACAGACATGGCCTTCTTTGCTCAGGATGTTCATCTCTTGGCTAg TGTAAGCTTAGATGGAAAGGTATTCGTGTGGAAAATATCTGAAGGCTCTGAGGGAGATGATGACCCTCAGATAACTGGGAAGATTGTTCTTGCTCTTCAGATACTTGGTGAGGAAGACACCAAACACCCACGTGTTTGTTGGCACTCCCACAAACAG GAAATTTTGGTGGTTTCAATTGGGAAACACGTTCTCCTAATTGATACGTCCAAAGTTGGCAGAGGTGAAGTATTCTCGTCTGAGTCTCCGATTCAGTGCCACCTTGATAAATTGGTTGACGGTGTAAAGATTGTCGGCAAGCACGATGGAGAGGTCACAGATTTATCTATATGCCAATGGATGACCACACGACTCGTTTCTTCGTCTGTTGATGGCACG GTTAAGATATGGAAAGATTTTATGGCACAACCAGTTGCAGTTCTGAGACCTCATGATGGCTATCCTGTCAATTCATCAACATTTGTGACATCCCCTGAGAGACCTGATCACATCATACTCATCACTGGG GGACCTCTAAATCGAGAGATGAAGATTTGGGTTCCAGCTGGGGAAGAAGGATGGCTCCTATCAGCTGAGTCTGAGTCATGGAATTGTACTCAGAAACTCGATTTGAAAAGTTCAACTGAACCACGAGCGGAGATGGCGTTTTTCAACCAAATCACAGCGTTGTCTGAAGCAGGCCTGCTCTTGCTTGCAAATGCGAAAAGGAACGCCATATATGCCGTGCATTTGGACTATGGCTCATCTCCAGCTGATACAAGGATGGACTTCTTGTCTGAGTTTACAGTCACTATGCCGATATTAAGTTTTATAGGTACACATGATCCTTCAGAAGAACCCATTGTTAAGGTTTATTGTGTTCAGACTCAAGCAATCCAGCAGTATACGTTAGATTTATGCTTGTGCTTGCCACCTTCTGGAGAAGAGAATGTGGGTTTGGAAAAGTCAGATTCTAGTGTTTCGCGGGAGGCAAATCTTGTTGATGGCATGTCAGAACCATCTGGACTGAAGCCTACAGAATTCCCTTCAGTTGATTCAGTTCCTAAACCATCTATACTTGTGAATAGATCGCAAGGTTCTGCATCAGGGGATACCACAGCTCCAGCGATTGTTCCATCCAACAGTGAGCCTAGAACCTCTGGGCTGCTATCTGATACCAATGGTGGAGGGTCTGCGTATGGTACTGCAACCCAGCTTCCTCTAAGTCCCAGACTATCAAGTAAACTTTCTGGCTATCAGACTCCTGTAGAAGCTTTTGAGCAGGTAGAATCTCGTTATGAGCTCAGTGGCAAAGCACCTTCTGCTGATTATGGTGTTGATAAGCACACCTTTGAGGAAAGCTCAAGTAGCGAGGAGAAGAATATAACACCTGATGACGATGAGTCTGGGATCCGAAGCTCGCCATCTTTTTTCAAGCACCCTACTCATCTTGTAAAACCGTCAGAGTTCTCTATGGGCGTTTCGTCTGCCGAAGCCCCCGTTGCTACTGAAGACAAGAGTGATAGAGTTAGTAACGATGCAAGTGGCACAGAAATTGAGGCGAGTGAAGTTGGTGAAGTCAATTATCATGAAGAAACTATGAATGGCACTTCAGAGAGTAGAGAAAAAATCTTCTACTCACAAGCTTTGAATCTCAGCACTGAGATGGCAAGAGACTGTTATCCTAGTACAGATGAAACTAAGGCTTATGAACAGTCTGTACATGCTGACGATAGTCTTGAGTCAAGAGATGTCTCTGCAAAGATTCCTGAGTTGGTTTCATCTAGTGGGCTTCCACAGTCGGCAGCAACGAATAGCAAAGGGAAGAAGCAGAAAGCCAAAAGTTCTCAGAATCCCAATTCGTCAGCTGACTCCTACAATGAGAAAAGTCAGAGCTTAAGTCATCCCTTGACAGATTCACTTCCTCAGATCTTGGCCATGCAGGAGACAATGAATCAG ATAATGGTTTCGCAGAAGGAGATGCAGAGACAGCTGTCAAATGCTGTCAATGGCCCTGTCACTAAAGAAGGTAAAAGACTAGAAGTGGCTATAGGTCGAATGACTGAGAGAACGAGCAAGTCAAATGCCGATGCTTTATTGGCTCGCTTCCAGGAGGAGACTGTTAAGAGTGAAAAGGCAATGCGTGACCATTCACAGCATATTGTGAATGCGACGACAAACTTCATGAGCAAGGAGTTAAATGCAGTGTTTGAGAAAACGGTCAAGAAGGAATTTGCTGCAATTGTTCCAGCCATAGCACGTGCAGCAACACCGGCGATTGAAAAAACTATATCATCTGCAATCACAGAGTCCTTCCAG AGAGGACTTGGTGACAAGGCAGTCAATCAGCTTGACAGATCTGTTAATTCAAAGATTGAGGCAACCTTAACTAGGCATATTCAAACGCAATTTCAGACCTCTGCCATCCCAGTTCTCCAG GAAGCTCTTAAGTCGGGTCTGGAGGCCTCACTCATACCATCCTTTGAGAGGTTATGCAAGACCATGTTAGAGCAAGTAGACACAGCCTTGGAGAAAGGAATTGCCGAGCACACAAACGCAGCACAACAACGGTTTGAAGCTGGACACTCTCAGCTTGCTCATACTTTAAAG GAGACCATTACTTCCACGTCGTCAGTTGCTCAAGCCTTAAGTCGTGCTTTAGCCGAGAGCCAAAGGAATCGCTCAGGCGTCTTAACTGGTGGGTCAGATCCCTCGGTTACTCAAGTTAGTAAGGGACCAGTAGCTACTCTTCTTGAAAAG GTTGAAGCACCTATGGACCCAACTGCTCAATTATCCAGGTTGGTATCTGAAGGCAAGTACGAAGAATCTTTTACCTCGGCTCTACAGAGAAGCGATGTCTCTATAGTATCATGGCTTTGCGCACAG GTGGATCTTCATAGACTACTGGCTATGAATCCCCTGCCGCTGAGCCAAGGCGTGCTACTGTCACTGCTGCAGCAACTAGCATGTGACATCAGCAAAGACACTTCCCGTAAGCTTGGGTGGATGACAGATGTGGTTACAGCGATTAACCCATCAGATCAGATGATTGTGGTTCATGCTCGCCGAATCTTTGAACAAGTCTACCAAATTCTGCACCACCAGCTTAATGCACCAGGCAGTGACGTCTCTGCCATCAGACTTATAATGCACGTCCTCAACTCCATGCTTATGGGCTGCAAATGA
- the LOC117134249 gene encoding uncharacterized protein LOC117134249, producing the protein MCCGRICMLCTCLILVVIAIGFLFGFGAFKDGFHKIQQSVHLECDPRSGCGGGVGRRGYGFTAPPAGNN; encoded by the coding sequence atgtgTTGTGGAAGGATATGCATGCTGTGCACGTGTTTGATTCTGGTGGTGATCGCGATCGGGTTCCTATTCGGGTTCGGAGCTTTCAAGGACGGTTTCCACAAGATCCAACAGTCCGTTCATCTCGAATGCGATCCGAGATCCGGATGCGGCGGAGGAGTTGGACGTCGTGGTTACGGTTTCACAGCTCCTCCCGCTGGTAATAACTAG
- the LOC103870187 gene encoding RNA-binding protein PNO1 → MAETTQMEIETATKAVPLPTKPVFKPLKAHEMSDGKVQFRKIPVPPNRYTPLKKAWLDIYTPVYDQMKVDIRMNLKSRKVELKTRADTPDVSNLQKSADFVHAFMLGFDIPDAVALLRMDELYVESFEIKDVKTLKGEHLSRAIGRLSGKGGKTKFAIENSTKTRIVIADTRIHILGAFTNIKVARSSLCSLIMGSPAGKVYSKLRNVSARLAD, encoded by the coding sequence ATGGCAGAAACTACTCAAATGGAAATCGAGACCGCGACAAAAGCTGTCCCCTTGCCGACAAAACCAGTCTTCAAGCCTCTGAAAGCACACGAGATGTCCGACGGCAAAGTCCAGTTCAGAAAAATCCCTGTTCCACCGAACCGTTACACACCTCTCAAGAAAGCGTGGCTAGACATCTACACTCCGGTCTACGACCAGATGAAAGTCGACATCAGGATGAACCTCAAGTCCCGCAAAGTCGAGCTCAAGACCCGAGCCGACACCCCTGACGTCAGCAACCTCCAGAAGTCCGCTGACTTTGTTCACGCCTTCATGCTAGGTTTCGATATCCCTGATGCGGTGGCGCTTCTGAGGATGGACGAGCTGTATGTTGAGTCTTTTGAGATTAAGGACGTGAAGACTTTGAAAGGGGAGCATTTGTCGAGGGCCATTGGGAGGTTGTCGGGGAAAGGAGGGAAGACGAAGTTTGCGATTGAGAACTCGACGAAGACGAGGATTGTTATTGCGGATACGAGGATTCATATCTTGGGGGCGTTTACTAATATTAAGGTTGCGAGGAGTTCTCTTTGCAGTCTTATTATGGGATCTCCTGCGGGGAAAGTTTACTCCAAGCTTCGTAATGTTAGTGCTAGATTAGCTGACTAG
- the LOC117125612 gene encoding enhancer of mRNA-decapping protein 4 → MASSPGNTNPNNPPPFDLGTLFKPSSSPFPTPPASYPPPAGPFLQQPYAPPPPQQEAAPSSSSSLLQQQRSLPFPSPPLNLLHSPSPSPSPRTSANHNPGTHILALLNNNGGVNNQDPPPQQHQAPEIRSFPSGPLRVPSCKLPRGRRLSGEHAVYDVDVRLHGEIQPQLEVTPITKYGSDPQLVVGRQIAVNKIYICYGLKGGNIRVLNINTALRALFRGHSQRVTDMAFFAHDVHLLASVSLDGKVFVWKISEGSEGDDDPQITGKIVLALQILGEEDTKHPRVCWHSHKQEILVVSIGKHVLLVDTTKVGRGEVFSSESPIQCHLDKLVDGVKIVGKHDGEVTDLSMCQWMITRLVSSSVDGTVKIWQDFKAQPVAVLRPHDGHPVNSATFVTSPERSDHVILITGGPLNREMKIWVPTGEEGWLLPAESESWNCTQKLDLKSSTEPRAEMAFFNQVIALSEAGLLLLANAKRNAIYAVHLDYGASPADTRMDYLSEFTVTMPILSFIGTNDPPEEAVVKVYCVQTQAIQQYTLDLSLCLPPPIEENVGLEKSDSSVSREANLVEGISKPSGMKLTDLPSVDSVPKPSILVNRSKGANTSTYPAGSASVETTAPVLVSSNGEPKASGLLSETSAAGSTYATSPQLPLSPRLSSTLSGHQTPVDVIEPMLPHHELGGQGPSSVYSVDRQPDPVKERNLEESSRSKDNDVTPDDDVSGMRTAQAFFKHPTHLVTPSEFLMRVPSTEASITTDDKRDRDANIQDVNIDSRDTEVEVKEVGESSSTQNGEINYSDETEHRTSVNTEKTFYSQTTNLSTEMARDCYPGTELEESKAYEQSVQAGDNLDSRDVSGKLPESVSSIGLSQSAATNKGKKQKSKSSQGPGLSSTSSNVANLADTYNEQTQSSSQPILALQETMNQMMVSQKEMQRQLSNAVNGPVTKEGKRLEVALGRMIERSSKSNADALWARLQEEIVKNEKAMRDNSQQIVNAVTNFMSKELNALFEKTIKKEFATMIPALARALSPAIEKTVSSSVTESFQRGLGDKAVNQLDKSVNLKLEATITKQIQTQFQTSGRQALQEALRSGLEASLIPSFERSCKTMFEQVDAAFQKGMAEHTNAAQQRFDAGHSQLAHTLKETITSASSVTQALSRELAESQRNRLALAAAGANSSGSNTLVSQRSSGPLGALLEKVEADPITELSRLISERKYEESFTSALQRSDVSIVSWLCSQVDLRGLLAMNPLPLSQGVLLSLLQQLACDISKDSSRKLAWMTDVVAAINPSDPMVAVHGRPIFEQVYQILHHHRNAPGSDVSATRLIMHVINSMLMACK, encoded by the exons ATGGCGTCTTCACCCGGTAACACTAACCCCAACAATCCTCCGCCGTTCGATCTCGGTACTCTCTTCAAACCTTCGTCGAGCCCTTTCCCCACGCCGCCGGCGTCTTACCCTCCCCCCGCGGGTCCCTTTCTCCAGCAACCCTacgctcctcctcctccgcaaCAAGAAGCCGCGCCTTCCTCTTCGAGTAGCCTCCTCCAACAACAGAGATCACTCCCTTTCCCCTCGCCGCCTCTGAATCTCCTCCATTCGCCGTCGCCGTCGCCGTCGCCGCGCACTAGCGCTAATCACAATCCCGGCACACACATCCTGGCTCTCCTCAACAACAACGGCGGCGTGAACAATCAAGATCCGCCGCCGCAGCAGCATCAGGCTCCCGAGATCCGCTCGTTTCCTTCGGGTCCTCTTCGCGTGCCGAGCTGTAAGCTTCCAAGAGGGAGGCGGTTGAGCGGGGAGCACGCTGTGTACGATGTCGACGTGAGGTTACACGGCGAGATTCAGCCTCAGCTCGAGGTGACTCCGATTACTAAATACGGGTCGGATCCTCAGCTTGTTGTGGGTCGTCAAATCGCAGTGAACAAGATCTACATATGCTATGGATTGAAAGGAGGAAACATTCGTGTTCTCAATATTAACACCGCGTTGAGAGCTTTATTCCGAGGCCATTCTCag cGAGTGACAGACATGGCCTTCTTTGCTCATGATGTTCATCTCTTGGCTAG TGTTAGCTTAGATGGAAAAGTTTTCGTGTGGAAAATATCTGAAGGCTCTGAGGGAGATGATGACCCTCAGATAACTGGGAAGATTGTTCTTGCTCTTCAGATACTTGGTGAGGAAGACACCAAACATCCACGTGTTTGTTGGCACTCCCACAAACAG gAAATTTTGGTGGTTTCAATTGGTAAACACGTCCTCCTAGTTGATACTACTAAAGTTGGCAGAGGTGAAGTATTCTCGTCTGAGTCTCCGATTCAGTGCCACCTTGATAAATTGGTTGACGGTGTGAAGATTGTTGGCAAGCACGATGGAGAGGTTACAGATTTATCTATGTGCCAGTGGATGATCACACGCCTCGTTTCTTCCTCTGTTGATGGCACG GTTAAGATTTGGCAAGATTTCAAGGCCCAACCAGTTGCAGTTCTGAGACCTCATGATGGCCATCCAGTCAATTCGGCAACATTTGTGACATCCCCTGAGAGATCTGATCACGTCATTCTCATCACTGGG GGTCCTCTAAATCGAGAGATGAAGATTTGGGTCCCGACTGGTGAAGAAGGATGGCTCCTGCCAGCTGAATCTGAGTCATGGAATTGTACTCAGAAACTTGATTTGAAAAGTTCAACTGAGCCACGAGCGGAGATGgcgtttttcaaccaagttaTAGCCTTGTCTGAAGCAGGCCTCCTCTTGCTTGCAAATGCGAAAAGGAACGCCATATATGCTGTGCATTTGGACTATGGCGCATCTCCAGCTGATACAAGGATGGACTACTTGTCTGAGTTTACAGTCACTATGCCGATATTAAGTTTTATCGGGACTAATGATCCTCCAGAAGAAGCCGTTGTTAAGGTTTATTGTGTTCAGACGCAAGCAATCCAGCAGTATACATTAGACTTATCCTTGTGTTTGCCTCCTCCTATAGAGGAGAATGTGGGTTTGGAGAAGTCAGATTCTAGTGTTTCGCGGGAGGCTAATTTGGTTGAAGGCATATCAAAACCATCTGGAATGAAGCTTACAGATTTACCTTCAGTTGATTCAGTGCCTAAACCATCTATTTTAGTGAATAGATCGAAAGGTGCTAATACTTCGACTTATCCGGCGGGTTCTGCATCTGTGGAGACGACAGCACCAGTACTTGTTTCATCCAACGGTGAGCCTAAAGCTTCTGGCCTGCTATCTGAGACCAGTGCTGCAGGGTCGACGTATGCTACTTCACCCCAGCTTCCTCTAAGTCCCAGACTATCAAGTACGCTTTCTGGCCATCAGACTCCTGTGGATGTTATTGAGCCAATGCTACCACATCATGAACTCGGTGGCCAAGGACCTTCTTCTGTATATTCTGTTGATAGGCAACCAGATCCTGTTAAAGAAAGAAATTTGGAGGAAAGCTCAAGAAGCAAGGACAATGATGTTACGCCTGATGATGATGTGTCTGGGATGCGAACCGCACAAGCTTTCTTCAAGCATCCCACGCATCTTGTAACTCCTTCGGAGTTTTTGATGCGCGTTCCGTCTACTGAAGCTTCCATTACCACTGATGACAAAAGGGATAGAGATGCAAATATCCAGGACGTCAATATTGATTCAAGAGACACAGAAGTTGAGGTAAAAGAAGTAGGGGAATCAAGTTCGACGCAGAATGGTGAAATCAATTACAGTGATGAAACTGAGCATCGCACTTCAGTAAATACAGAAAAAACCTTTTACTCACAGACTACGAACCTGAGCACTGAGATGGCAAGAGACTGTTATCCTGGTACAGAGTTAGAGGAATCTAAGGCTTATGAACAGTCTGTACAAGCCGGGGATAATCTTGACTCGAGAGATGTGTCTGGAAAGCTTCCTGAGTCGGTTTCATCAATTGGGCTTTCACAGTCAGCCGCTACAAACAAAGGGAAGAAGCAGAAGTCCAAAAGCTCACAAGGTCCCGGATTGTCATCTACATCCTCAAATGTTGCTAATTTGGCTGATACCTACAATGAGCAAACTCAGAGTTCAAGCCAACCTATCTTAGCTTTGCAAGAAACAATGAATCAG ATGATGGTTTCACAGAAGGAGATGCAGAGACAACTGTCCAATGCTGTCAATGGCCCTGTTACTAAAGAAGGTAAAAGACTAGAAGTGGCTTTAGGGAGAATGATTGAGAGATCCAGCAAGTCAAATGCTGATGCTCTTTGGGCCCGCTTACAAGAGGAGATCGTTAAGAATGAAAAGGCAATGCGTGATAATTCACAGCAAATTGTGAATGCAGTGACAAACTTCATGAGCAAAGAGTTAAATGCATTGTTTGAGAAAACGATAAAGAAGGAGTTTGCTACAATGATTCCAGCCCTAGCTCGTGCGTTGTCACCAGCTATTGAAAAAACTGTATCTTCCTCAGTCACAGAGTCCTTCCAG AGAGGACTTGGTGACAAAGCAGTCAATCAGCTTGATAAATCTGTTAATTTAAAGCTTGAGGCAACCATAACTAAGCAAATTCAAACCCAATTTCAGACATCTGGCAGGCAAGCCCTCCAG GAAGCTCTTAGGTCGGGTCTGGAGGCCTCGCTCATACCTTCCTTTGAGAGGTCATGCAAGACCATGTTTGAGCAAGTAGACGCAGCCTTCCAGAAAGGGATGGCCGAGCACACAAACGCAGCCCAACAACGGTTTGACGCTGGACACTCCCAACTTGCTCATACTTTAAAG GAAACCATTACTTCTGCGTCGTCAGTTACTCAAGCATTGAGCCGTGAATTAGCGGAGAGCCAAAGGAATCGCTTGGCTCTCGCCGCCGCTGGAGCAAATTCTAGTGGATCAAACACCTTGGTTTCTCAACGAAGTAGTGGACCTTTGGGTGCTCTTCTTGAAAAG GTTGAAGCAGACCCAATAACAGAATTATCAAGGTTGATATCGGAACGCAAATATGAAGAATCATTTACTTCAGCTTTACAGAGAAGCGATGTCTCCATAGTATCATGGCTTTGCTCACAG GTGGATCTGCGTGGACTACTGGCGATGAACCCGCTTCCTCTAAGCCAAGGCGTTCTTCTGTCACTGCTGCAACAGCTAGCCTGCGACATCAGCAAGGACTCATCCCGTAAGCTTGCATGGATGACCGATGTGGTTGCAGCAATTAACCCATCAGACCCGATGGTAGCTGTCCATGGTCGTCCAATCTTTGAGCAAGTGTATCAGATTCTGCACCACCACCGCAACGCACCAGGCAGCGACGTCTCTGCCACGAGACTTATAATGCACGTGATAAACTCCATGCTTATGGCCTGCAAATGa
- the LOC117134248 gene encoding uncharacterized protein LOC117134248, whose protein sequence is MEGKEKEKEKEKEEAKRTMIMKINKLKETPQEISQEDAKRQEAYNMSPRVRGGSGSAGMGKSSSVRLNCLCAPTTHPGSFRCRYHRRNSALGMSRGISVPSNLSMLGGGGSPKS, encoded by the coding sequence atggaagggaaagagaaagagaaagagaaagaaaaagaagaagcgaAGAGGACAATGATCATGAAGATCAACAAACTCAAGGAGACACCTCAAGAGATAAGCCAAGAAGACGCTAAAAGACAAGAAGCTTACAACATGTCTCCACGTGTACGTGGTGGTAGTGGCTCGGCGGGTATGGGAAAGTCATCGAGCGTGAGGCTAAACTGTTTATGCGCACCAACAACACACCCTGGCTCCTTCCGGTGCCGTTACCACCGTCGCAACTCTGCACTCGGAATGTCACGTGGCATATCTGTTCCCTCTAACCTTTCCATGTTGGGAGGAGGAGGCTCTCCTAAATCCTAA
- the LOC103870185 gene encoding chaperone protein dnaJ 11, chloroplastic, producing MSGILVYSAASSLRFSPGNSFTAKTVRSRNGNARFPSGATSVRAYTQQTFNAEPAVKESVRRRASSLYELLKVNETASLTEIKTAYRSLAKVYHPDASESDGRDFMEIHKAYATLADPTTRAIYDSTLVTRRRRVHGGAMGRAGRVYTTTRRWETDQCW from the coding sequence ATGTCTGGAATTCTAGTTTATTCCGCCGCTAGCTCCCTTCGATTCTCGCCGGGAAACAGCTTTACGGCGAAGACAGTCCGATCTCGCAACGGAAACGCACGGTTTCCCTCCGGAGCTACGTCGGTCAGGGCTTATACGCAGCAGACATTCAACGCCGAGCCAGCTGTAAAGGAATCCGTTCGCCGGCGAGCGTCGAGCCTCTACGAGCTGCTGAAAGTCAACGAAACGGCGTCGTTGACGGAGATTAAGACGGCGTACCGGAGCTTGGCGAAGGTTTACCATCCCGATGCGTCGGAGTCTGACGGGCGAGATTTCATGGAGATCCACAAAGCTTACGCGACGCTGGCGGATCCGACGACGAGAGCTATATACGATTCGACGCTGGTAACACGGCGGAGACGGGTTCACGGTGGAGCTATGGGTCGAGCGGGTCGGGTGTACACGACTACCCGGAGGTGGGAGACGGATCAGTGTTGGTGA